One Catharus ustulatus isolate bCatUst1 chromosome 20, bCatUst1.pri.v2, whole genome shotgun sequence DNA window includes the following coding sequences:
- the AATK gene encoding LOW QUALITY PROTEIN: serine/threonine-protein kinase LMTK1 (The sequence of the model RefSeq protein was modified relative to this genomic sequence to represent the inferred CDS: deleted 1 base in 1 codon), translated as MGRFPAAAAAMAAAFLSPSLAFSSHFDPDGTPLSELSWSSSLAVVAVSFSGLFTFIFLMLACLCCKKGDIGFKEFENAEGDDYVTELSAQGSPAPQHGPEVYVLPLTKVSLPMAKQPGRSVQLLKSADLGRQSLLYLKEIGHGWFGKVFLGEVNSGISSTQVVVKELKASASVQDQMQFLEEAQPYRALQHTNLLQCLAQCAEVTPYLLVMEFCPLGDLKGYLRSCRGAEAMTPDLLTLQRMACEVACGVLHLHRNNYIHSDLALRNCLLTADLTVKIGDYGLSHCKYKDDYFVTADQLWVPLRWIAPELIDEVHGNLLVVDQTKASNVWSLGVTIWELFELGSQPYDHYSDRQVLAYAIKEQQLKLPKPQLKLSLSERWYEVMQFCWLQPEQRPTAEEVHLLLSYLCAKGATEAEEDFEKRWNSMKPNGSASGSHHGPELSSFPLLEQFSADGFPSDGDDILTVMETSHGLNFEYKWEHTKTEHFQAPLGSLSPSSAARYHDLYYPATTAGLSLGVSPSCYECKASGCPGVPAPGVVPILGAHSPSLGSEYYIRIEGPGEGSAELDYAMCTYSPAGERGALRPPACWRAQGGRSGGTYDSDGSPTVSLSMEPLLGHAPAAEGSWECAEYYPYPCPGQEPRGYEPSPSHGAEGYLLEEEPPQPGSQDWSVPAFQPGVFADPLGVSPSGNCAYSPAGYGGTAGPSGGPPPDCVALELGEDSPPTAPQPAGASPPAQRHPWASNSSSNNNIGSGSPREPPAGDSWCYRRMITFRGLMAKPLGTVPRGQPQLGGSPPGHDFLRPRQDQPPAMAGGSSSPCRSPSPRRQAWHGRDSSPCGPAQPGTLAESPAAPRGPAAAPPPAPGAPRDAQPEESSAAAGGSPARSPLAAAAAGPGEAAPPMAGTAAPSPGPPGPPAADGAQSAPQPAELPPEAGAESGAGAAGDAERTPDKTFSSSSFPSVDEGSDEDTAELTSGVFTDFSGEYAERAEAAPALRSLQKQVGTPDSLESLDIPSTASSCEVLSPGAFAPAGQARALDSGYDTENNESPEFVLKEPHEPREPEAFSQLGKPPPGLPGGEGEAAAPETRLPSAELPGLAEKSPYRDSAYFSDCDAEAERGHKDEGDSDGSRTPEAEEGPRSPARDIGRGEDPLHPPGAPGSPPAVPTPAAVALEGDWLGTEAGSSPEQAPGTEQSPAGTGLVPGSPPRPDTDTCPPGSVTPKTFLLTPVPVSPGEPSAVGGTCVSEGFSGLGGATVGDKQTVTPALGERGLPPEGTGAGDAPGGPSTLLPGGESPPGLSPPPAAPERREEPEEEEEDTEDSDESDEELRCYNIQEQSEDSEEEPAAVPIVVAESQSGRNLRSLLKMPSLLSESFCEDLERKKKAVSFYDDVTIYLFDQESPTRELAEQSFPEPTLPSGQPPSPSGQPPASGSPPSPTDRLGASDDSSDGNASEESGGFEWDDDFPLMPVKPSLVASLPGTPAEPPAAVPALVPAQKQVLPIQFSRFTVSPAPVSRFSITHVSDSDMDSIGGSSEDGDRE; from the exons atGGGCcgcttccccgccgccgccgctgccatggCGGCCGCCttcctcagccccagcctcgcCTTCAGCTCCCACTTCGACCCCG ACGGCACCCCCCTTAGTGAGCTCTCCTGGTCCTCCTCGCTGGCCGTGGTGGCCGTGTCCTTCTCGGGGCTCTTCACCTTCATCTTCCTCATGTTGGCCTGTCTGTGCTGCAAGAAGGGGGACATTGGCTTCAAG GAGTTTGAGAACGCCGAGGGGGACGACTACGTGACAGAGCTGTCAGCCCAGGGCTCGCCTGCCCCCCAGCATGGCCCCGAGGTTTATGTCCTGCCCCTcaccaaggtgtccctgcccatggccaaGCAGCCCGGGCGCTCAG TGCAGCTCCTCAAGTCGGCGGACCTGGGGCGGCAGAGCCTGCTGTACCTGAAGGAGATCGGGCATGGCTGGTTCGGCAAG GTGTTCCTGGGGGAGGTGAACTCGGGAATCAGCAGCACGCAGGTGGTGGTGAAGGAGCTGAAGGCGAGTGCCAGCGTGCAGGACCAGATGCAGTTCCTGGAAGAAGCGCAGCCCTACAG AGCCCTCCAGCACACCaacctgctgcagtgcctggcccaGTGCGCCGAGGTCACCCCGTACCTGCTGGTGATGGAGTTCTGCCCGCTG GGTGACCTGAAGGGGTACCTGCGGAGCTGCCGGGGGGCTGAGGCCATGACCCCGGACCTGCTGACCCTGCAGAGGATGGCGTGCGAGGTGGCCTGCGGGGTGCTGCACCTGCACAGGAACAACTACATCCACAG CGACCTGGCCCTGCGGAACTGCCTCCTCACCGCCGACCTCACCGTGAAGATCGGGGACTACGGGCTGTCGCACTGCAAGTACAAA GACGACTACTTCGTGACGGCCGACCAGCTGTGGGTGCCGCTGCGCTGGATCGCGCCCGAGCTCATCGATGAGGTGCACGGCAACCTGCTCGTGGTGGACCAGACCAAGGCCAGCAACGTCTG GTCGCTGGGCGTCACCATCTGGGAGCTGTTTGAGCTGGGCAGCCAGCCCTACGACCACTACTCTGACCGCCAAGTGCTGGCCTACGCCatcaaggagcagcagctgaagctgccCAAGCCCCAGCTGAAGCTGTCGCTGTCGGAGCGCTG GTACGAGGTGATGCagttctgctggctgcagcccgAGCAGCGCCCCACGGCCGAGGAGGTGCACCTGCTGCTGTCCTACCTGTGCGCCAAGGGGGCCACGGAGGCGGAGGAGGACTTCGAGAAGCGCTGGAATTCCATGAAGCCCAACGGCAGCGCCAGCGGCAGCCACCACGGTCCTGAGCTCTCGTCCTTCCCGCTGCTGGAGCAGTTCTCGGCCGACGGGTTCCCCTCCGACGGGGACGACATCCTCACCGTCATGGAGACCAGCCACGGCCTCAACTTCGAGTACAAGTGGGAGCACACCAAGACCGAGCACTTCCAGGCCCCCCTGGGgtccctgagccccagcagcgCCGCCCGCTACCACGACCTCTATTACCCGGCCACGACAGcggggctcagcctgggggtgtccccatcctgctACGAGTGCAAGGCGTCCGGCTGCCCCGGCGTGCCAGCGCCAGGCGTGGTGCCCATCCTGGGCGCCCACAGCCCCTCGCTGGGCAGCGAGTATTACATCCGCATCGAGGGTCCCGGCGagggcagcgccgagctggacTACGCCATGTGCACCTACAGCCCGGCGGGCGAGCGGGGGGCTCTGAGACCCCCGGCCTGCTGGAGAGCGCAGGGCGGCCGCAGCGGGGGCACCTACGACTCGGATGGCAGCCCCACCGTGTCCCTGAGCATGGAACCGCTGCTGGGCCACGCACCCGCGGCCGAGGGCTCCTGGGAGTGCGCAGAGTATTACCCCTACCCCTGCCCCGGGCAGGAGCCGCGGGGCTACGAGCCGTCCCCCAGCCACGGGGCCGAGGGGTatctgctggaggaggagcccCCCCAGCCGGGCAGCCAGGACTGGTCCGTCCCCGCTTTCCAGCCCGGTGTCTTTGCCGACCCTCTGGGCGTCTCGCCGTCGGGGAACTGCGCCTACAGCCCCGCGGGGTACGGGGGCACAGCGGGGCCGAGCGGGGGGCCCCCGCCGGACTGCGTAGCGCTGGAGCTGGGCGAGGACAGCCCCCCCACGGCCCCCCAGCCGGCCGGTGCCAGCCCCCCGGCTCAGCGCCACCCCTGGGCCTCCAACAGCTCCTCCAACAACAACATCGGCAGCGGCAGCCCCCGCGAGCCCCCGGCCGGCGACAGCTGGTGCTACCGCCGCATGATCACCTTCCGCGGGCTCATGGCCAAGCCGCTGGGCACCGTGCCccgcgggcagccccagctcggGGGGTCTCCGCCGGGACACGACTTCCTCCGCCCGCGGCAGGATCAGCCCCCCGCCATGGCCGGCGGCTCCTCCTCCCCGTGCCGCTCGCCCTCCCCGCGGCGGCAGGCCTGGCACGGCCGTGACTCATCA CCCTGCGGCCCCGCGCAGCCCGGCACGCTGGCGGAgagccccgccgcgccccggggccccgccgcggccccgccacCTGCGCCGGGGGCCCCGCGCGATGCGCAGCCCGAGGAGAGCTCGGCCGCCGCCGGGGGAAGCCCTGCCCGCAGCccgctggccgccgccgccgcggggccgggcgagGCCGCTCCCCCCATGGCTGGCacggccgccccgagccccggcccccccggcccgcccgccgCAGACGGAGCCCAGTCCGCCCCGCAGCCCGCCGAGCTGCCCCCGGAGGCCGGGGCCGAGAGCGGCGCCGGTGCCGCCGGCGACGCCGAGCGGACACCGGACAAGACCTTCTCgagcagcagcttccccagcGTGGACGAGGGCAGCGACGAGGACACGGCCGAGCTGACCTCCGGCGTCTTCACCGATTTCTCCGGGGAGTACGCGGAGCGGGCGGAGGCGGCGCCGGCGCTCCGGTCCCTGCAGAAGCAGGTGGGCACGCCGGACTCGCTGGAGTCGCTGGACATCCCCTCCACCGCCAGCTCCTGCGAGGTGCTCAGCCCCGGAGCCTTCGCGCCCGCCGGCCAAGCCCGGGCCCTCGACAGCGGCTACGACACCGAGAACAACGAGTCCCCCGAGTTCGTCCTTAAGGAACCCCACGAGCCCCGAGAGCCCGAGGCCTTCAGCCAGCTGGGGAAGCCGcccccggggctgccgggggGCGAGGGCGAAGCTGCGGCCCCTGAAACGCGGCTGCCCAGTGCGGAGCTGCCCGGCCTGGCCGAGAAGAGCCCCTATCGCGACTCTGCCTATTTCTCCGACTGCGACGCCGAGGCCGAGCGCGGGCACAAGGACGAGGGGGACAGCGATGGGTCCCGCACCCCGGAGGCGGAGGAGGGTCCTCGCTCCCCTGCGCGGGACATCGGGCGAGGAGAGGACCCGCTGCACCCTCCGGGGGCACCCGGCAGCCCCCCGGCGGTGCCCACGCCAGCGGCGGTGGCTTTGGAGGGGGactggctggggacagaggcCGGGAGCTCACCGGAGCAGGCACCTGGCACCGAGCAGAGCCCCGCTGGCACGGGGCTGGTGCCGGGCAGCCCCCCGCGCCCTGACACAGACACCTGTCCCCCGGGCTCGGTGACCCCCAAGACTTTCCTCTTGACCCCGGTGCCAGTGAGCCCTGGGGAGCCATCAGCTGTTGGAGGGACCTGCGTGTCCGAGGGCTTCTCTGGACTTGGGGGAGCCACGGTGGGGGACAAACAGACTGTGACCCCCGCGCTTGGGGAGCGGGGGCTGCCCCCGGAGGGGACTGGGGCGGGCGATGCGCCGGGGGGTCCCAGCACGCTGCTGCCCGGGGGCGAGTCACCCCCGGGGCTCTCCCCACCGCCGGCTGCCCCCGAGCGCCGCGAGGAgccggaggaggaggaggaggacacgGAAGACAGCGACGAGTCGGATGAGGAGCTGCGCTGCTACAACATCCAGGAGCAGAGCGAGGACAGCGAGGAGGAGCCGGCGGCCGTGCCCATCGTGGTGGCCGAGAGCCAGAGCGGCCGGAACCTGCGCAGCCTCCTCAAGATGCCCAGCCTGCTGTCCGAGTCCTTCTGCGAGGACCTGGAGCGCAAGAAAAAGGCCGTCTCCTTCTACGACGACGTGACCATCTACCTCTTCGACCAG GAAAGCCCCACGCGGGagctggctgagcagagcttcCCGGAGCCCACCCTGCCTTCGGGGCAGCCCCCCTCGCCTTCGGGGCAGCCCCCTGCCAGTggcagcccccccagccccactgacaGGCTCGGAGCCTCCGACGACTCCTCGGACGGCAACGCCTCGGAAGAGA GCGGTGGCTTCGAGTGGGACGACGACTTCCCCCTGATGCCAGTGAAGCCGTCGCTGGTGGCCTCGCTGCCGGGGACACCAGCAGAGCCCCCCGCGGCCGTGCCCGCCCTGGTGCCAGCGCAGAAACAGGTGCTGCCCATCCAGTTCTCCCGGTTCACGGTCTCACCCGCCCCGGTGTCCCGGTTCTCCATCACCCACGTCTCCGACTCGGACATGGACTCCATAGGAG GCAGCAGCGAAGACGGTGACCGGGAGTGA